The Henckelia pumila isolate YLH828 chromosome 2, ASM3356847v2, whole genome shotgun sequence genome includes a window with the following:
- the LOC140885097 gene encoding loganic acid O-methyltransferase-like — translation MAAPMNAGSGAFSYANNSSYQRTGFNSAKNLIKDVLIQSIDVKTLMSSTISNTFTITDLGCSTGPNTFLAVENIIDAIEQKYRSQGENPASLEFQVFFNDQVSNDFNTLFASLPVDRHYYAAGVPGSFRGRLYPNSSICLAYCASSIHWLSKIPEELVDKNSPAWNYGKIHYTDARDEVVAAYEAQFEADMDGFLNARGKEIVRGGVIVIISPGVPDGALANHVGITFRFVESILIGMVKEGLIKQDGVDSFNIPHVYPSVKQMSKIVEKNGCFSIKKMEMRNTRTELEASIDHDGAIMHLRAAMEGTFLKHFGRKTAEELFKRTIQQKSTLYDMMDKSRSEIGAQIFAVLTRK, via the exons ATGGCAGCTCCAATGAATGCAGGCAGTGGCGCATTTAGCTATGCCAACAATTCAAGTTATCAG CGAACAGGATTCAATTCTGCGAAAAACCTGATAAAGGATGTCCTGATTCAGAGCATAGACGTGAAAACCTTGATGTCATCAACAATATCAAACACCTTCACCATCACGGATTTGGGTTGTTCAACTGGTCCCAACACTTTCTTGGCCGTGGAAAACATAATCGACGCCATCGAACAAAAGTATCGCTCCCAAGGCGAAAATCCCGCGAGCCTCGAATTCCAAGTGTTCTTCAACGACCAAGTTTCGAATGACTTCAACACCCTTTTTGCTTCTCTTCCTGTAGATAGGCACTACTATGCAGCAGGAGTGCCGGGGTCTTTCCGAGGCCGGTTGTACCCCAACTCATCCATTTGCTTGGCATATTGCGCTTCTTCAATCCACTGGCTTTCTAAGATACCTGAAGAGTTGGTTGACAAAAACTCTCCGGCTTGGAATTATGGTAAAATTCACTACACGGACGCCAGGGATGAAGTTGTGGCTGCCTATGAAGCACAATTCGAGGCGGATATGGATGGCTTTTTGAATGCGAGAGGGAAAGAAATCGTGCGAGGCGGGGTGATTGTGATCATCTCACCCGGTGTGCCTGATGGAGCTCTTGCCAATCATGTCGGTATAACTTTCCGTTTCGTCGAATCCATCCTCATTGGGATGGTTAAAGAG GGACTGATAAAGCAAGATGGAGTGGACTCCTTTAACATCCCTCACGTATATCCTTCAGTCAAACAAATGTCCAAAATCGTGGAGAAAAATGGGTGTTTTAGCATCAAGAAAATGGAGATGAGGAACACCAGAACAGAACTCGAAGCATCTATAGACCATGACGGTGCCATAATGCACCTTCGAGCAGCGATGGAAGGGACTTTTCTCAAACATTTTGGCAGGAAAACAGCTGAAGAACTCTTTAAAAGGACCATTCAGCAGAAATCAACGCTTTATGACATGATGGATAAATCAAGAAGTGAGATTGGCGCCCAAATATTTGCAGTTCTTACACGAAAATGA